From Anopheles funestus chromosome 3RL, idAnoFuneDA-416_04, whole genome shotgun sequence, a single genomic window includes:
- the LOC125768656 gene encoding uncharacterized protein LOC125768656, which yields MESLRDGMLVGLGNPLLDISAVVEKDLLNKYDMQPNNAILAEPKHMPIYQELIEKYQAEYIAGGSVQNSLRVAQWILRRPRTAVFFGCVGQDEYARILEERATSSGVNVQYQRSATNPTGTCAVLITGTQRSLCANLAAANDFTPEHLQSPANQAYLKGAQFFYVSGFFFTVSFESALSVAKQAADNGRMFMMNLSAPFVPQFYKNNLEEIFPFVDVLFGNETEAVALAKEFQYGTEDLRTIGKRIAALPKENTKRKRVVIITQGSDPVLLIESGTDIIREFPVHKLAPEEMVDTNGAGDAFVGGFLAQLLQGRSVDVCIKCGVWAAREIIQRSGCTFDGEPSFCATAN from the exons ATGGAGAGTCTTAG GGATGGTATGCTTGTGGGACTCGGCAACCCCCTGCTGGACATTTCGGCCGTGGTTGAGAAGGATCTACTGAACAAGTACGACATGCAGCCGAACAATGCAATACTGGCCGAACCGAAGCATATGCCAAT CTATCAGGAGCTGATTGAGAAGTACCAGGCCGAGTACATTGCCGGTGGTAGTGTGCAGAATTCGCTCCGCGTTGCTCAGTGGATTCTGCGAAGGCCTCGTACGGCAGTATTTTTTGGCTGTGTCGGTCAGGATGAGTACGCCCGTATTCTCGAGGAGCGTGCCACGTCCAGCGGGGTAAACGTGCAATATCAACGGTCAGCTACCAATCCGACCGGTACGTGTGCGGTGCTGATTACCGGCACACAGCGCAGTCTGTGTGCCAATCTGGCCGCCGCGAATGATTTCACCCCGGAGCATCTGCAAAGCCCGGCCAATCAGGCGTACCTGAAGGGAGCACAGTTTTTCTACGTGTCGGGCTTTTTCTTTACGGTTAGCTTCGAAAGTGCGCTCAGCGTAGCAAAGCAGGCCGCTGACAATGGTCGAATGTTTATGATGAATCTTAGCGCACCGTTTGTGCCGCAGTTTTACAAGAACAATCTCGAAGAAATATTCCCATTCGTCGATGTGCTGTTTGGCAATGAGACG GAAGCAGTAGCATTAGCGAAAGAGTTCCAATACGGTACGGAAGATTTACGAACAATCGGGAAACGTATTGCGGCACTACCGAAGGAAAATACTAAGCGCAAACGTGTGGTAATAATAACGCAGGGCAGCGATCCGGTATTGCTGATCGAGAGTGGCACCGACATCATTCGTGAGTTTCCGGTACATAAGCTAGCGCCGGAAGAAATGGTCGATACAAACGGTGCGGGCGATGCGTTTGTCGGTGGCTTTCTAGCACAATTGCTGCAAGGCCGCAGTGTCGATGTGTGCATCAAATGTGGGGTTTGGGCTGCGAGGGAAATTATTCAACGATCCGGTTGCACATTCGACGGTGAACCTTCGTTCTGTGCCACAGCAAACTGA
- the LOC125768644 gene encoding GATOR complex protein NPRL3, whose protein sequence is MEVNPLSIILVKSDSKGDRLLFRYPYTLPQQFQTSVTPARKTPYSLIHTGDDILQNGPPSNICFDQLYGISDKDLATLFAVKSELCNQKFELKVNDVRFVSHPTLLRSDQGSDQKSSDIQINVVFALHAQASSSVVKCYYELSKRIGIALIYEERRDGYFSREIKTMVAVMDENSALQEQEQPTSATATGGSVGTGSVTGPAGTSGQTVVTNAAVTAAGIAVGVFDTILKNTTLAQFIKTIYHDLCTTGLLNVTMNQTVTLSFCLPQKAHQFHKKGMAVEPETIDRCLESLKPYHGMLLLVDPSELFDCVPPSGANMLLQLIEVYNPLKSLQNMASDAELLIDYVYQIVGHLVYWAKATIIYPLCETNVYVIAPDAQLNIHSNLSEKFATKFPGMSLFEVISDFSLPTSIGHLTTPLQHPTRQGRLAQMVLWMLQHHLLMQLHTYVQFVANLDGVEEDELYAGRSSAADRVHPIHVLYGSSAPSASSSQPLAVPSSGNRKHSLSEDRYSDSLSALLTTATSVTSNTRPSSASHRSNISHSSVGGGLHTASSTENDESIASNDDDDKLKRLLAAFPEPDRKAVARIPAASNPEDLALMVRLWKAGYFKGEHHLEEIMYFENLRRSQLLQLVDKFREVLIIYETEDPAIASLYSDHPVE, encoded by the exons ttttg ACCAATTGTACGGCATTTCGGACAAAGATCTCGCAACCCTGTTCGCCGTCAAATCGGAGCTATGCAATCAAAAGTTCGAGCTGAAGGTTAATGACGTACGGTTCGTCTCCCATCCGACGTTGCTTCGCAGCGATCAAGGCTCGGACCAGAAGTCGTCCGATATTCAGATCAATGTTGTGTTCGCCCTACACGCTCAGGCCAGCTCTTCCGTCGTTAAATGTTACTACGAGCTGAGCAAACGCATCGGCATTGCGCTAATTTACGAAGAGCGCCGCGATGGTTACTTTTCGCGTGAGATCAAAACGATGGTTGCTGTGATGGATGAAAATAGTGCACTTCAAGAGCAGGAACAACCGACTAGTGCTACCGCGACTGGAGGTTCAGTCGGAACGGGCAGCGTGACGGGGCCGGCTGGAACGAGCGGACAAACGGTGGTAACGAATGCTGCTGTTACAGCTGCCGGAATTGCCGTCGGTGTGTTTGATACGATACTCAAAAACACCACGCTAGCGCAGTTTATTAAAACG ATCTATCACGATCTGTGCACGACGGGCCTACTGAACGTGACCATGAATCAAACCGTAACGTTAAGCTTCTGTCTACCCCAGAAAGCACatcaatttcacaaaaaaggcaTGGCAGTAGAGCCGGAAACGATTGATCGGTGTTTGGAATCACTCAAACCCTACCATGGCATGCTTCTGCTCGTTGATCCTTCCGAGCTGTTCGATTGTGTACCACCTTCCGGTGCAAACATGTTGCTTCAGCTGATCGAAGTTTACAATCCACTGAAAAGCTTACAAAATATGGCCTCCGATGCGGAGCTACTGATCGATTACGTCTACCAGATTGTGGGCCATCTTGTGTACTGGGCAAAGGCTACCATTATCTATCCACTGTGTGAGACAAACGTGTACGTAATAGCGCCCGACGCACAGCTGAACATCCACTCGAACCTATCGGAAAAGTTTGCCACAAAGTTTCCCGGCATGTCATTGTTTGAGGTTATCAGTGATTTCTCGCTACCCACTTCGATCGGCCATCTGACGACACCCTTGCAGCACCCAACAAGGCAAGGCCGGCTAGCCCAGATGGTGCTGTGGATGTTGCAGCACCATCTGCTAATGCAACTGCACACGTACGTACAGTTTGTGGCCAACTTGGATGGAGTTGAGGAGGACGAGCTCTACGCAGGACGATCCAGCGCAGCCGATCGTGTACATCCTATCCACGTACTGTACGGAAGCTCGGCGCCTAGTGCATCCTCCAGCCAACCGTTGGCCGTCCCATCGTCCGGAAATCGGAAGCATTCGCTCAGCGAGGATCGCTACTCGGACAGTCTGTCGGCACTGCTGACGACGGCCACTTCTGTTACCTCGAATACGCGCCCATCTTCCGCGAGCCATCGATCGAACATTAGTCATTCGAGCGTTGGCGGCGGCCTACATACGGCTTCTAGCACCGAGAACGACGAAAGCATCGCATcgaacgatgacgatgataagTTGAAGCGATTGTTGGCGGCATTTCCGGAACCCGATCGAAAGGCGGTGGCACGCATTCCGGCCGCCTCGAACCCGGAAGATCTCGCGCTAATGGTGCGACTCTGGAAGGCGGGTTACTTTAAGGGTGAGCATCATCTGGAGGAGATCATGTACTTTGAGAACTTGCGTCGCTCGCAACTGCTGCAGCTGGTGGATAAATTTCGCGAGGTGCTCATTATCTACGAAACGGAGGATCCGGCTATTGCTAGCCTCTATTCCGATCATCCGGTGGAATGA